In Rhodospirillales bacterium, a genomic segment contains:
- a CDS encoding GGDEF domain-containing protein codes for MTSVALARIDRQSVILDGNAGFFRLLPLQANAVIGVPAARYFSSPSFSDLLELSRSDPQPHYSGLLTVGEPTGKTHSLRGEVYSDAQSLLILAEHDIEELESGHVTAIQLANELAQTHRKLISANRDLQLREEQVRALSLTDQLTGLANRRKLDETVVSEINRVRRFGGHLALVMVDIDHFKQINDKFSHQVGDTVLAAVAAIIRSETRQTDLPSRYGGEEFAILMPGTHLATAVACAERIREKLEVSIVSPLPQPVTASFGVAELMASESAESLFRRTDLILYQAKRNGRNRVAAAAKPVLPP; via the coding sequence ATGACCTCGGTCGCGCTCGCCAGGATCGACCGCCAGAGCGTCATTCTGGATGGCAATGCCGGATTTTTCAGGCTGTTGCCGCTGCAGGCGAATGCAGTCATCGGAGTCCCGGCGGCTCGTTATTTTTCCTCTCCGTCGTTCAGCGACCTGCTCGAGCTTTCCAGGTCGGATCCGCAGCCTCACTATTCAGGTCTCCTGACCGTGGGCGAGCCGACGGGCAAGACACACTCCCTGCGGGGGGAAGTCTACTCGGACGCGCAGTCGCTTCTGATCCTGGCCGAACACGACATCGAGGAGCTGGAGAGTGGCCACGTCACGGCAATACAGCTCGCCAACGAACTGGCGCAGACACATCGCAAGCTGATATCGGCAAATCGCGATTTGCAGCTTCGTGAGGAACAGGTGCGCGCGCTGTCGCTCACCGACCAGCTCACCGGCCTCGCCAACAGGCGCAAGCTCGACGAGACCGTGGTTTCGGAGATCAACCGCGTCCGGAGGTTCGGCGGACATCTGGCGCTGGTGATGGTGGATATTGATCATTTCAAGCAGATCAACGACAAGTTCAGCCACCAGGTGGGCGATACCGTGCTTGCCGCCGTGGCGGCGATAATCCGCTCCGAAACGCGCCAGACCGATTTGCCATCGCGGTATGGCGGCGAGGAGTTCGCCATCCTGATGCCCGGAACCCATCTCGCCACGGCAGTGGCGTGTGCCGAGCGAATTCGAGAAAAACTCGAGGTAAGCATCGTTTCGCCGCTTCCCCAGCCGGTCACGGCGAGCTTCGGCGTCGCGGAGTTGATGGCGAGCGAGAGCGCGGAGTCTCTTTTCCGGCGCACTGACCTCATACTGTATCAGGCGAAACGTAATGGACGTAACCGGGTGGCAGCTGCGGCGAAGCCGGTCTTGCCCCCGTGA
- a CDS encoding cobalamin B12-binding domain-containing protein produces MMQEESFTVSPDGLSRLLAVREDSIEAATNRFYTNHGSLYEAFGARGRAACKEDIGYHLEFIAAALEFGSIDVLVIYIRWLASVLRSRHIPDEHLALSLDYLVEAIGVRLSEADAAALALVVAKAKSALFEDAAGATPYTAAMPCAWEECDAFQEALVSGDRLKALEIFRQVITAGRGFVDTEMHLVQPTFYRIGEGWQANKVSVAQEHVATAIAHSILAREFAHAQPEPRVDRKVVLACVEGNHHMLGLQMVADAFELQGWEVRNIGANTPTSALVRFVREDDPHLVGLSAAMPHHLPAARGAIARLRSELGEACPPLMLGGYAINQFESLSTMLGADFTGADARAAAETGSGIMG; encoded by the coding sequence ATGATGCAAGAGGAGAGCTTCACCGTTAGCCCCGACGGCTTGAGCCGGCTGCTCGCGGTGCGCGAGGACTCGATAGAAGCCGCTACCAACCGCTTTTATACGAACCATGGCTCGCTCTACGAGGCGTTCGGAGCAAGGGGTCGGGCCGCTTGCAAGGAAGACATCGGGTATCATCTGGAGTTCATTGCAGCGGCTCTCGAATTCGGCAGCATCGATGTATTGGTGATTTATATACGATGGCTGGCGAGTGTACTACGCTCGCGCCATATACCCGACGAACATCTTGCTTTGTCGCTCGATTATCTGGTGGAGGCCATTGGCGTGCGCCTGTCCGAGGCGGATGCGGCCGCGCTTGCACTGGTCGTGGCGAAGGCGAAGAGCGCACTGTTCGAGGACGCGGCGGGCGCAACGCCGTATACCGCGGCCATGCCGTGTGCCTGGGAGGAGTGCGACGCCTTTCAGGAAGCCCTGGTATCGGGTGACAGGCTGAAAGCCTTGGAGATTTTTCGCCAAGTCATCACCGCCGGCAGAGGCTTCGTGGACACCGAGATGCACCTCGTTCAGCCTACCTTCTATCGGATCGGAGAGGGGTGGCAAGCAAACAAGGTATCGGTCGCCCAGGAGCATGTCGCCACAGCCATCGCGCATTCCATTCTTGCGCGGGAGTTCGCGCATGCACAGCCGGAGCCGCGAGTGGACCGTAAGGTGGTCTTGGCGTGTGTGGAAGGGAACCATCACATGCTTGGCTTGCAAATGGTTGCAGATGCGTTCGAGTTGCAGGGTTGGGAGGTTCGGAACATCGGCGCGAACACGCCCACGTCAGCGCTGGTGCGATTCGTTCGCGAAGACGATCCTCATCTCGTTGGTCTGTCAGCGGCAATGCCGCATCATCTGCCGGCGGCAAGAGGGGCGATCGCCAGGCTGCGTTCCGAACTCGGCGAAGCCTGTCCGCCGCTGATGCTGGGCGGGTACGCGATCAATCAGTTCGAGTCTCTGTCGACGATGCTGGGCGCCGACTTCACCGGCGCCGACGCCCGGGCGGCAGCAGAGACTGGAAGCGGGATCATGGGTTGA